One genomic window of Methanobrevibacter gottschalkii DSM 11977 includes the following:
- a CDS encoding ATP-dependent helicase translates to MIEEQTKIYSKKQIFKTLHPWVQKWFDLQFEDFTPAQKKSIIDIHKRNNILISSPTGSGKTLTAFLSIISELTTLADTDQLEDKVYCIYISPLKALDNDIEKNLEEPLKGIEEIAGKDLGIRKAVRTGDTSQYQRQKMLKKPPHILITTPETLSILLVAPKFREKLSGVKYVIVDEIHSLAENKRGVHLSLSLERLQHLIGQYTRIGLSATVSPLEEVARFLVGYEYGIERDCKLVKINYLKELDMQVMCPVSDIVIADEEDTRLGMYDLLDDLIQENKTTLIFTNTRSGTERFVYNLKKMYPMNYNDSNIMAHHSSLSKEVRLDTENKLKEGKLKVVVSSTSLELGIDIGYIDLVVLINSPKSVARALQRIGRSGHKLHEKSRGRIIVTNRDDLVECSVLLKNAKEGKIDNINIPTNCLDVLAQHIYGMSIENPWDIDYAYDVIKKSYCYKNLPRDDYEDVLSYMAGEYPELEERYVYAKIWIDYKENTFGKRGKLARMIYSTNIGTIPDSSGVLVKCDGETVGKIEENFMERLKKGDTFVLGGRIYRFNYGKGMTINVTPASGPPTIPSWFSQQLPLSFDLAMDIQRFRSHMETKFEYRRSKEEIMDFIFDYLYVDDFAANSIYEYFVEQYKYAKIPSNRLLLVEYYKGFGGRNFVIFHSLFGRKVNDALSRAVGYVVAHQYNTNITISITDNGFYLSSDGKIGGLESFKQLTPENFETILTNSLNKTETLASRFRHCAGRSLMTLRKYKGESKSAGRQQVRGKILLKFVQDMDDNFSILKEARREALEDYMDIKNALKVINMIDNESMEIKTINTVIPSPFAFNLVSQGYLDILNQNDKAEFTKRMHKAILDQIKDKLKDIY, encoded by the coding sequence ATGATTGAAGAGCAAACTAAAATCTACTCTAAAAAACAAATTTTTAAAACCTTACATCCATGGGTTCAAAAATGGTTTGACTTACAATTCGAAGATTTTACACCTGCACAGAAAAAATCAATCATAGACATTCACAAAAGGAACAACATTCTAATTTCATCACCAACAGGATCTGGAAAAACATTAACTGCATTTTTATCCATAATTAGTGAATTAACAACACTTGCCGATACCGATCAACTAGAAGATAAAGTGTATTGCATTTACATTTCACCTCTAAAGGCATTAGATAATGATATTGAAAAAAATCTAGAAGAACCATTAAAAGGAATTGAAGAAATAGCTGGAAAAGATTTAGGAATACGAAAAGCTGTAAGAACAGGTGATACTTCACAATATCAAAGACAAAAAATGCTTAAAAAACCTCCACACATTTTAATCACAACTCCCGAAACATTATCCATATTACTTGTTGCCCCTAAGTTTAGAGAAAAATTAAGTGGAGTTAAATATGTTATTGTTGATGAAATACATTCACTAGCCGAAAATAAACGTGGAGTTCATTTAAGTTTATCTTTAGAGAGATTGCAACACTTAATTGGACAATATACTCGGATTGGACTTTCAGCAACTGTAAGTCCGCTTGAAGAAGTTGCAAGATTCCTTGTAGGTTATGAATACGGTATTGAACGTGACTGTAAACTTGTTAAAATCAACTATTTAAAAGAACTGGATATGCAGGTAATGTGTCCTGTAAGTGACATTGTAATAGCAGATGAAGAAGATACTCGTCTTGGGATGTACGATTTATTAGATGATTTAATCCAAGAAAATAAAACTACATTAATCTTTACAAATACCCGTAGCGGAACAGAACGTTTTGTTTATAACTTAAAGAAAATGTATCCTATGAATTATAATGATTCAAATATAATGGCCCATCACTCCTCACTTTCAAAAGAAGTTCGTCTTGACACAGAGAATAAATTAAAGGAAGGAAAACTCAAAGTAGTAGTTTCATCAACATCTCTTGAGCTTGGAATAGATATTGGATACATAGACCTTGTTGTTTTAATAAATTCACCCAAATCTGTTGCAAGAGCACTTCAGAGAATTGGAAGAAGCGGACACAAATTACATGAAAAATCTAGAGGCAGAATTATTGTAACGAATCGTGACGATTTAGTTGAATGCTCTGTTTTGCTTAAAAATGCAAAAGAAGGAAAAATAGACAATATTAATATTCCAACTAACTGTTTAGATGTTCTAGCCCAACATATCTATGGAATGAGTATTGAAAATCCATGGGACATTGATTATGCTTATGATGTGATAAAAAAAAGCTATTGCTATAAAAACTTACCAAGGGATGATTATGAAGATGTATTAAGTTACATGGCCGGCGAATATCCTGAACTTGAAGAGAGATATGTTTACGCTAAGATTTGGATTGACTATAAAGAAAATACTTTTGGAAAACGTGGGAAATTAGCCAGAATGATTTATTCAACTAATATTGGAACAATACCTGATAGTTCTGGTGTTTTGGTCAAATGTGATGGAGAAACTGTTGGAAAAATCGAAGAAAACTTCATGGAAAGATTAAAAAAAGGAGATACTTTCGTTTTAGGAGGTAGGATTTATAGATTCAACTATGGGAAAGGAATGACAATCAATGTAACTCCTGCAAGTGGACCTCCAACAATACCTTCATGGTTTTCACAGCAGTTACCATTATCTTTTGACCTTGCAATGGATATTCAACGTTTCAGATCCCATATGGAAACCAAATTTGAATATCGAAGAAGTAAAGAAGAAATAATGGATTTTATTTTTGATTACTTATATGTTGATGATTTTGCAGCTAATTCCATTTATGAATATTTTGTTGAACAATATAAATATGCCAAAATTCCAAGTAATCGCCTTTTACTCGTTGAATACTATAAAGGATTTGGTGGAAGAAATTTTGTAATATTTCATTCATTATTTGGAAGAAAAGTAAATGATGCCCTATCACGTGCTGTTGGATATGTTGTTGCACATCAATATAATACAAATATTACAATTTCAATTACAGACAATGGTTTTTATTTGAGTTCAGATGGTAAAATTGGTGGATTAGAATCATTTAAACAATTAACCCCTGAAAACTTTGAAACAATATTAACAAATTCCCTAAACAAAACAGAAACACTTGCATCACGATTTAGACACTGTGCTGGAAGATCTCTAATGACTCTAAGGAAATACAAAGGAGAATCCAAATCAGCCGGTCGTCAACAAGTTCGTGGAAAAATATTGCTAAAATTTGTTCAGGACATGGACGATAATTTCTCAATATTAAAAGAAGCTAGAAGAGAAGCGCTTGAAGATTACATGGATATTAAAAATGCTTTGAAAGTAATAAACATGATTGATAACGAATCCATGGAAATAAAAACCATAAATACTGTGATACCAAGCCCATTTGCATTTAATTTAGTTTCACAAGGATATTTAGATATTCTAAATCAGAATGACAAAGCAGAATTTACAAAAAGAATGCATAAAGCAATACTTGATCAGATTAAAGATAAATTAAAAGACATTTATTAG
- a CDS encoding flavodoxin family protein, which produces MKTLLVYYSRTDVTKKIAKMIQEKINCDIEEITDDDKYSGKLGFLKGGMNASMGRTSDINIISKNPTDYDLIIIGTPVWASNIATPIYTYLMKYNKDFKNVASFCTCMGNGYEKTLKNISEITGKEQISTMFFTAEDIKNPEEKINIFINEIK; this is translated from the coding sequence ATGAAAACCTTACTCGTTTATTATTCCAGGACAGATGTAACTAAAAAAATAGCTAAAATGATTCAAGAGAAAATTAATTGTGATATTGAAGAAATAACTGACGACGACAAATATTCTGGAAAACTTGGATTTTTAAAAGGTGGAATGAATGCTTCAATGGGAAGAACAAGCGACATTAATATTATTTCAAAAAATCCAACAGATTATGATTTAATTATCATTGGAACACCAGTTTGGGCTTCAAATATAGCAACTCCAATTTACACTTACTTGATGAAATACAATAAAGACTTCAAAAATGTAGCTTCATTCTGTACATGCATGGGCAACGGATATGAAAAAACCTTAAAAAATATCTCAGAAATAACTGGAAAAGAACAAATTTCCACCATGTTTTTTACTGCAGAAGACATTAAAAACCCAGAAGAAAAAATAAATATTTTTATTAATGAAATCAAATAA
- a CDS encoding DUF5518 domain-containing protein: MTKWKAVIIGFILAVIVKSFFAQYEFIGLLFVGFITGYIAHDGALSGLWNAAVAGALGTIVCAILFVLVATLGGSLFGIFGGLTGFTLSGITSITIVLGYLIYYSIVMGITGALGGIIASKK; the protein is encoded by the coding sequence ATGACTAAATGGAAAGCAGTGATTATAGGTTTCATATTAGCTGTAATAGTTAAATCATTTTTCGCACAATATGAATTTATTGGATTATTATTTGTTGGATTCATCACAGGTTATATCGCACATGACGGAGCACTTAGTGGCTTATGGAATGCTGCTGTTGCTGGAGCATTAGGAACCATTGTTTGTGCTATATTATTTGTTTTAGTTGCAACTTTAGGTGGAAGTTTATTCGGTATTTTCGGAGGATTAACTGGATTTACCCTCTCAGGAATTACAAGCATAACCATAGTATTAGGTTATTTAATTTATTATTCAATCGTAATGGGAATAACTGGAGCGTTAGGTGGAATAATAGCTTCTAAAAAATAA
- a CDS encoding formate--phosphoribosylaminoimidazolecarboxamide ligase has product MGKVKKEDILDILAKYDKSEITIATLGSHTSLHILQGAKEEGFRTAIVCEKGREIPYQRFDVADEYILVDKFKDIVNEDVQQKLRDMNAIVVPHGSFVAYAGLDNVEDKFNVPMFGNRDVLRWEAERDKERQLLVEGGVRIPFKYNGPSEIDRPVMVKFPGARGGRGYFVASSTEEFDAKIEAMKARGWLEDKDVEAAHIEEYVSGCNYCIHYFYSALDDTVELMGMDTRYESSIDGFVRMPAKDQLDIDLSPSYVVTGNHPAVIRESLLPQVFDMADKLTESAKKLVAPGLNGPFCMQTLVNDNLEVICFEISARTDGGTNTFMDGSPYSYLTYGKPMSMGRRIALEIKRAIEREELEKIIT; this is encoded by the coding sequence ATGGGAAAAGTTAAAAAGGAAGATATCTTGGATATCTTGGCTAAATATGACAAAAGTGAAATAACAATAGCTACCCTTGGAAGCCATACCTCCTTACATATTTTGCAAGGTGCAAAAGAAGAAGGATTTAGAACAGCTATTGTTTGTGAAAAAGGAAGGGAAATTCCATATCAAAGATTTGATGTTGCAGATGAATATATCCTTGTCGATAAATTTAAAGACATTGTAAATGAAGATGTTCAACAAAAACTTAGAGATATGAATGCTATTGTGGTTCCTCATGGATCTTTTGTTGCATATGCTGGTTTGGATAATGTTGAAGATAAGTTCAATGTCCCTATGTTTGGTAATAGGGATGTACTTAGATGGGAGGCTGAAAGGGACAAAGAAAGACAATTGCTTGTTGAAGGTGGCGTAAGAATACCTTTCAAATATAATGGTCCTTCAGAAATTGACAGGCCAGTAATGGTTAAGTTCCCGGGTGCGAGAGGTGGAAGAGGTTACTTTGTTGCCTCATCTACTGAAGAATTTGATGCAAAAATTGAAGCTATGAAAGCACGTGGATGGTTAGAAGATAAAGATGTAGAAGCGGCACATATTGAAGAATATGTTTCCGGTTGTAATTACTGCATACACTATTTCTATTCTGCATTAGATGATACTGTTGAATTAATGGGTATGGATACAAGATACGAATCCAGTATTGATGGTTTTGTAAGAATGCCTGCAAAAGATCAATTGGATATTGATTTAAGTCCTTCTTATGTTGTTACTGGTAACCATCCTGCTGTAATTCGTGAATCTTTACTTCCGCAAGTATTTGATATGGCTGATAAATTAACTGAAAGTGCTAAAAAGTTAGTTGCACCAGGATTGAATGGTCCTTTCTGCATGCAAACTTTAGTAAATGATAATTTAGAAGTAATCTGTTTTGAAATTAGTGCAAGAACTGACGGCGGTACAAATACATTTATGGATGGTTCTCCTTATTCATATCTAACTTATGGTAAACCAATGAGTATGGGTAGAAGGATTGCTCTTGAAATCAAACGTGCGATAGAAAGAGAAGAATTAGAAAAAATAATAACATAA
- a CDS encoding metallophosphoesterase — protein MLIGLISDTHIPDRAKEIPQKVIDAFKDVDLILHAGDLTSMKVIEELEKIAPTIVIQGNMDRINGIDLPKTKVITAEDLKIGLVHGEVYPRADTQQLLYIAKQLQVDILVSGHSHQPKIEQIEGVLLLNPGSPIVPRLADRTVMLLEINKQEVNVEIKKIGAPVCSALDFDKYKRD, from the coding sequence ATGTTAATCGGTTTAATTTCAGACACACATATTCCTGATAGAGCAAAAGAAATACCGCAAAAAGTAATTGATGCTTTTAAAGATGTTGATTTAATATTGCATGCTGGAGATTTAACATCTATGAAAGTTATAGAAGAATTGGAAAAAATAGCACCAACTATAGTAATACAAGGAAATATGGACAGAATAAATGGAATTGACCTTCCAAAAACAAAAGTAATCACTGCAGAAGACCTGAAAATTGGTTTAGTGCATGGAGAAGTTTATCCTAGAGCAGACACACAACAATTATTATATATTGCAAAACAATTACAGGTCGACATTTTAGTATCTGGACATTCACACCAACCAAAAATTGAACAAATAGAAGGTGTTTTACTTTTAAATCCAGGCAGTCCAATTGTGCCAAGGCTTGCAGATAGAACTGTGATGTTACTTGAAATTAACAAACAAGAAGTAAATGTAGAAATTAAAAAAATTGGTGCGCCTGTCTGTAGTGCACTTGACTTTGACAAATATAAGAGGGATTGA
- a CDS encoding RlmE family RNA methyltransferase, which yields MGSRWQMEKHNDPYYKKAKQEEYRSRASYKLKQLDKKYKLIKEGNTVVDLGAAPGGWSQVALEKVGDEGIVVGVDLNRFKKFHEENYYGLRGDFTTPEIQEKIMTLIGGKAKVVMSDASPSLCGIKNIDQLRSIDLVNVVIEIAENILEEKGNLVMKVFQGPEYKNMLDSLKGKFRHVRTTKPASSRKKSSEMYVIGLEYMPNKRNRKKRKN from the coding sequence ATGGGAAGCAGATGGCAGATGGAAAAACATAATGACCCATATTATAAAAAAGCTAAACAAGAGGAATATCGCTCAAGAGCATCATATAAACTCAAACAACTTGATAAAAAATATAAACTAATCAAAGAAGGAAACACAGTCGTTGATCTTGGAGCAGCACCTGGAGGATGGTCTCAAGTTGCTCTTGAAAAAGTTGGAGATGAAGGAATTGTTGTTGGAGTGGATTTAAATAGATTCAAAAAATTCCATGAAGAAAATTATTATGGGCTCAGAGGAGACTTCACAACACCTGAAATTCAAGAAAAAATCATGACCCTCATTGGAGGAAAAGCAAAAGTAGTAATGTCTGATGCATCACCATCATTATGCGGAATTAAGAATATTGATCAGCTTAGATCTATTGATTTAGTTAATGTTGTAATCGAAATTGCTGAAAACATATTAGAAGAAAAAGGAAATCTTGTAATGAAAGTATTCCAAGGTCCCGAATATAAAAACATGCTAGATTCTCTTAAAGGAAAATTCAGACATGTGAGAACAACAAAACCAGCATCATCACGTAAAAAAAGTTCTGAAATGTATGTTATTGGCTTAGAATATATGCCAAATAAACGAAATAGAAAAAAAAGAAAAAATTAG